The following is a genomic window from Patescibacteria group bacterium.
AAACCTTTAAAATAATGGGCGTCGTCCAAACCGCCGACGAATAAAATAATTTTATTTTGCCGCTGTTCATTTATATTATCGCGGTAAGTGACAAATTGTTCAAGATTAACTCCGAATAATATTTTTCTGAATTTCTCCGGCTTGGCTTTGTAATATTTTCTTAAATCAGAATGTTTGACGTAATCAAGCGAAGCGCAGGTAATAATCTTCGCCGCCCTGATCATCAATGGCAAAACTAAAATTTTATATAAATAAAAAACAGCGCCCTTGAATCCTCCGGCGCTCGAATCCATGTGATAATGCAGCATTAATTTCATTTTACGGCCCAGCAATAATTTTATCAGGAGTATTGGCATAAGCGCTCCGTAAAACGGATAATGCAAATGGACTATGTCAAAATTTTTCAATTTCCAAAAAAGCTGGGGTATGAAAGCGGCATTGCCGTATTTAAACAGCGGCCTTAAGCGTTCAACCACGAATTTACCTTCATGGCGGTCAAATTCATCTTCGTTTTTTTTATAATTATAATTAGGAGTAAAAACCGTTACTTTATACCCTAAATCAGCCAGGCTTTCTGAAATATTATAAACACTATTGCCGATGCCGCCCCGGTATGGCGGAAAAGTGCAAGTTATTTGCGCAATTTTCATAGATTAAACGCTAATTTACAAATATTAAACTAATTATCTTTATTATTCGCGTTATTATCTTTTAAAGCAATATTTTGCACGACTTTAGTAATATCCTTTTCAATTTTTTCCAATTTTAGCCTTAAGCGGAAAACAAAATAAAATAGCACGGCCACGCTTAAATATAATAAGACTTCAATGCCCGAGCCGCTAAAGCCCAGCCCGGCCACTAATTTATCGAGAAATTTCAAAGAAATTATTAAAACTGCAGCTAAAATCCAAAAAATAAGCCAAAATAAAAATTCATTTATGCCGATATAATTTTTTTGTTTTTGCCAATAAAGCCGGGCGAGAAAAAAAGCGATGATTATAAGCGCGATTGTTTGTTGCAGCATAAAATTAATATAATTAATATAATATTTTACAGCTTTGTAAAATTCTAATTGACCAGCATGGCGATAAACAAATCTTTTAGAATTTTCAGGCCGCCGGAAAAACTTTGCCCGAAATTATGGTAAATGACTTTAATGGGTATTTCTTTA
Proteins encoded in this region:
- a CDS encoding DUF2304 family protein; this encodes MLQQTIALIIIAFFLARLYWQKQKNYIGINEFLFWLIFWILAAVLIISLKFLDKLVAGLGFSGSGIEVLLYLSVAVLFYFVFRLRLKLEKIEKDITKVVQNIALKDNNANNKDN
- a CDS encoding glycosyltransferase family 4 protein — its product is MKIAQITCTFPPYRGGIGNSVYNISESLADLGYKVTVFTPNYNYKKNEDEFDRHEGKFVVERLRPLFKYGNAAFIPQLFWKLKNFDIVHLHYPFYGALMPILLIKLLLGRKMKLMLHYHMDSSAGGFKGAVFYLYKILVLPLMIRAAKIITCASLDYVKHSDLRKYYKAKPEKFRKILFGVNLEQFVTYRDNINEQRQNKIILFVGGLDDAHYFKGLENLLKATAAIIKSSRSKPIILNVIGRGNLLLYYKNCAKNLGIEDNVKFYDSVDNSKLVNFYNYCDCLVLPSINKGEAFGLVLLEAMACSTPVITSNLPGVRSVFKNGREGLLVKPGDINDLANKIKTILSDKKLAEAMGRAGRELVESKYTWEKVGKRLDSIYHYVKYSPKV